One Deltaproteobacteria bacterium genomic window carries:
- a CDS encoding DUF1302 domain-containing protein, with amino-acid sequence MMWKLVGSYIARSVSVLAFCSLLLPGQAGAIDLSSGEVEASLDTTLSYGVTFRVAERDEVQITKTNDNDGNLNYDRGVVSNAFKFTSELDIGYQNLGLFVRASGLYDIENENGTRARTPLSDEAKALIGTDLDVLDAYVTGAFDLGDATLDVRLGNHVLNWGESTFIQNGVNAVNPFDVSKLRVPGSELREALLAVPLVSASVAGNLNLTMEGFYQIGWEKTEIDPVGSFFSVTDYVGPGASNAVIALPGLNLGDMGLTADPATNPFLVFSRTSVASAFAPLITADRDFLIASRDLPDRDPRDSGQWGAAFRYLAEGLNNTEFGFYFMNYHSRLPVVSARTGTAQDAGRGLAAAGAIGAAAPTAVGEIVTGAVMQAMAAAQCPSPAHSPECGALAQRVQAETTALATGLAGGAAQAAGIDAYAKNGYYFIEYPEDIQLYGVSFNTTLGTTGWALQGEYSYRRDAPLQFAERKIFADALGPFTGLPGCIVRKVQSGVPQALAGPQCIGENAAAGRYGAENAGYVLSDVSQVQATATKVFGPVMGADGGAFVTEVAMMQVHDMPSGKGVAAEDLTPADRPLESPAGSVGEGPSYDPNDADATSWGYRLAARLDYNQAIGAVNLFPYLRFGHDVGGNSPAPSGSFVEGRTALTLGLAADYLSRWQFDVSYTQYAGSRNSLRDRDFVTATVKYSF; translated from the coding sequence ATGATGTGGAAACTGGTGGGTAGTTATATAGCACGTTCGGTGTCGGTGCTTGCCTTCTGTTCCCTCTTGTTGCCAGGACAAGCCGGGGCCATAGACCTGAGTTCGGGCGAGGTCGAGGCAAGCCTAGACACGACCCTCTCCTACGGCGTGACGTTTCGCGTTGCAGAGCGCGATGAGGTGCAGATTACCAAGACCAACGACAACGACGGCAATCTCAACTACGATCGCGGCGTCGTCAGCAACGCCTTCAAGTTTACCAGCGAACTCGACATCGGCTACCAGAACTTGGGGCTGTTCGTTCGCGCCAGCGGACTCTACGACATCGAGAACGAAAACGGCACGCGGGCCCGCACGCCGCTGTCGGACGAGGCGAAGGCCCTGATCGGGACAGACCTCGACGTGCTCGATGCCTACGTGACCGGAGCGTTCGACCTCGGTGACGCCACGCTGGACGTTCGGCTCGGCAACCATGTCCTCAACTGGGGTGAGAGCACATTCATCCAGAACGGCGTCAACGCCGTCAACCCCTTTGACGTGAGCAAGCTCAGGGTTCCGGGTTCCGAATTGCGCGAGGCATTGCTGGCGGTCCCGCTGGTTTCGGCGTCCGTGGCGGGGAACCTCAACCTTACGATGGAAGGTTTCTACCAGATCGGCTGGGAAAAGACCGAGATCGACCCAGTGGGCAGCTTCTTCTCGGTCACCGACTACGTCGGTCCGGGCGCGAGCAATGCGGTGATCGCCCTGCCGGGATTGAACCTGGGCGACATGGGGCTGACCGCCGATCCTGCCACGAATCCCTTCCTGGTCTTCTCGCGGACCTCCGTCGCCAGCGCTTTTGCCCCCCTCATCACGGCAGATCGCGACTTCCTGATAGCGAGCCGCGACCTGCCGGACCGCGACCCCCGCGACTCGGGTCAGTGGGGAGCCGCGTTCCGCTATCTCGCCGAGGGATTGAACAACACCGAGTTCGGCTTCTATTTCATGAACTACCACAGCCGCCTGCCCGTCGTCAGCGCGCGAACCGGGACCGCGCAAGACGCGGGGAGAGGCTTGGCCGCGGCGGGGGCTATCGGGGCCGCTGCCCCGACGGCGGTGGGAGAGATCGTGACCGGCGCGGTCATGCAGGCCATGGCCGCGGCACAGTGTCCTTCTCCAGCTCACAGCCCGGAATGCGGGGCACTCGCACAAAGAGTTCAAGCGGAGACGACGGCCTTGGCTACAGGCCTCGCCGGAGGCGCTGCTCAAGCCGCCGGTATCGACGCCTACGCCAAGAACGGGTACTACTTCATCGAATATCCCGAGGACATCCAGCTCTACGGCGTCAGCTTCAACACAACGCTCGGGACGACGGGCTGGGCGCTGCAAGGAGAGTACTCCTATCGCCGTGACGCACCGCTGCAGTTCGCGGAACGCAAGATATTCGCCGATGCCCTAGGACCGTTCACCGGGTTGCCGGGATGTATCGTACGGAAGGTGCAGAGCGGTGTCCCGCAGGCTCTGGCAGGTCCCCAGTGCATCGGCGAGAACGCCGCAGCCGGCCGGTACGGCGCGGAGAACGCGGGCTACGTCCTGAGCGACGTGAGCCAAGTCCAGGCCACCGCCACCAAGGTGTTCGGTCCGGTCATGGGAGCTGACGGCGGGGCATTCGTCACCGAAGTGGCGATGATGCAAGTGCACGACATGCCAAGCGGTAAGGGTGTGGCTGCCGAGGACCTGACCCCGGCCGACCGGCCCCTGGAGAGTCCCGCCGGCTCGGTCGGGGAAGGCCCCAGCTATGACCCCAACGACGCCGACGCCACCTCCTGGGGTTACCGGCTGGCGGCTCGGCTGGACTACAACCAAGCGATCGGAGCGGTGAACCTCTTCCCGTACCTTCGGTTCGGGCACGACGTCGGCGGCAACAGCCCCGCACCCAGCGGCTCGTTCGTGGAGGGCCGGACCGCGCTCACTCTAGGCCTTGCCGCCGACTACCTCAGCCGCTGGCAGTTCGATGTCAGCTACACCCAGTATGCCGGCAGCCGCAACTCGTTGAGGGACCGCGATTTCGTCACCGCCACGGTCAAATACTCCTTCTAG